CAAAGTTTGAAACAAATGTACtttaaagataaaagttaaatatatatgcacTTGTCGGCCATATTCATTATGATTAATTGtgttttctaattatattagtggaaaattactattttcttataaaccctaaacccaattTTAattcacctttttcttttcttttcttttttttttgctcaagTCTACACGCTCATGTggtaaaatactaaaattatcCTAGTCAACATACAATAAATCGGTACTCCAAGATGAAGTAATCATTCTTTTAGTTATTGGGTCTTAGACCTTAGTAGCACTTAAATaacttgtaataaaaaaattttatttttattttattcaatctcgACTATACGTTGCTTTGAGATGTCCTGAGATGAAAGACTTTTGTCTTTAGTTGTTTGacatggattttttttattgtgttatACGaactaaattgattttaaattaatttttatgtctaaaattttaaattttaatttcccaggaaaattaaaacaaattttcttatcaacatttttttgaattacATGTTTGGTCCATAAACTATATGTTTTATATGtacacttattttttaatttaaaagtgtatttaatttaacaattttgggTAATTAATCCCTGGGgatcaaattcaaacaaaaactcaaaagttgatattaaaattttaatagtttcaaACTTATAAACCAAGTAAAAGTTCAACCTACCAAAATCTATAAGATTACTtacaacattaatttaataacaaatcatatatatatagagagagaaagatggAAAACAAATGGAATATAGTTTATAATATCTTATactataagaaaaaatgaaagtcatTGGATAATGGGTTATAAGTGGGAAGCACAAAGGCCAACCTCCACAATAATatttcctatatatatatatatttgattgacTATATCAACTTCAAATATTGTGTACACTTTGtaatcattaaattaaaatacaaacatatatatgatccgacatttcattttcttgttcGAATTTTTGGTGCAAATTAAATCATGGTTGTACCGAGATTATAGGATATGATTCgaatttatatatcaaattattgttataatatATGGTACATAATATGCTTTCTTTATGGTGTCACACGGGCACTATCATGACTACCATCCACTTGTTtgactatataatatatatatatatatgcaactGTGTAGTAATTGTCACAATCATGTACTCCCTACATTGCCCCAAATCAAATGATCTAGAAACCTTCTTTtatacataaatttcaaaaaccatATTTAAAGTATAATGGTAGTCGTAATTATACGTTTAATTAGTACAAttgtaatcaaaattattattatttaatattaaaatttctcatttttatgttattgtatTTTCATACAAATCAATCGAATCAATCAATTGAATTAGAGATATAAAAtatgagagaaaattaaattaattgttatttttaaaagcagGAGGatgtaattataaattttttctttttctttttactttttgtgaaaaattgtaattattatgAATCTTTAACATTGATGACACCAATTGAATTCAAGGGTAGGATGATAGTTTTTGAATCTTTAGTATTTCAAATAAACAGACTCATCATTACACCAACACTACACATTATGTTATTTactcatttcatattttatacattaataattcattcattattatttgcaTTTTAATCACCCAATTATGTTCTCAATTCtttgattatttcattttcatatcataatttcacttttattaAACTTGTCTATTTTAGATATTAGATATTAGATATAGAGGGATAGAAATAGGTGCATAGagtttgtattattttttttcttaaagagaAAACATGTATTTGAATTTGCTTTGAAGAAAGATTAAGGTTGGTCAAATAATCTCTCATCtcaccaataataataatgacaatgaagtatagaaaaagaaacttgtCAACTTATTTGAAGAATGCTTCTGAAAACTAAGTTTTAACACTATCCTTTCAGTATATTTGTATAGGTGGTTACGTGTagatttcaatatataaatatataagaagaGTTTAGAAACTTCATAAGAATTCGTATGATGTGATTTAATCAAAGAACTTGTGAAGAGGAGTGTGGATAGAATTTAGAGGTAGTTCGGAAAAGTATATGACAACTTACGAGAAGTTTAGAAGATGCATGGTTGataattaaccaaatttattattataaaaaaataaaaatacatttgtaTCGAAAAATATCTCACGTATTTgtagtttaattttgattcaacgtttattttgtgaatgaatatttttttatatataacatgaacaatatttataaagatttttttgttttgttaaaatgAGACTAGAAATTCATATGACCCTATTTTCAAAGTTAGAagttctattttattatcgtgaaaaaataattcaaactaaatatatttaactacATAATTAagatttcttttaacaatttcgttttttttgttttggaaatgAATCCTATTAGCACTGTTCTCACCTCTAAATgtgttgatttattatttatttttaaaaaataaagttaaaatttaattaattaaattaaatagtagcaaatatagcaattaaatttaaaataattaagtatataactctatcttaaattttttacaaatataacaaaattcgataaggtctatcactaataaatcatactgtaaatatttgttgatgtattttaaaatattattacgTACTTAATtactattcttaaaattaagtaattaattaactattaaattattaattaattaaaagtaattaagaaTTTACGATGGATTATATTGAAGCCCACATTATTAGTTTTGGGCCAAGAGAAAGCAGTGGCCCAGTCCAATAAAGAGGGTCGTTCCGTACTCGACGGAAAATTTCCATCGTAATAACAAGAAAGTGTAcgaataacatttaaaaaaaagttacaaatataagaaaagtttatatttgcaattgttTAAACTGTTGTTAacttgttatatatttttatattttaaatctactttctatatttgtaactattttttttcttcttctatttaatATGTATTGGAATATTTAAATCTCGAATATTTCTTAACTGataatttcttcctttataaCTATTTAGTCAGGTTCGCGTTGATATTCCTAAATTTATTCTtacaattttgtaaatacaaaCATTAACTATGGAAGAATATTCACATGttaaaagacattttttttcttttaaaatattaagttgGGAGTggcataaaaaaattgattattcaACTTCAAAAGCATAAATGCATGTCAATTTAGGTCGAATTATATGGTTAAGTTGATCTAaacttttgttaaatattacaaaatctaCACATTTTATACTTTCGacacactttttttaaaaacattttcttgGGTTTGAGTATGGAGAAACATAACTTGGCTAAAAGCAGATCATTCTAATTTATATGCTTTCATTTGTAAAATCCTTTTGGATcgaatagtatatatatattgttttgtaGCACGAACATTAAATAtctaagatttaaattaatgtttggTCTTTAAATGtcttatataattaatatttatgtttggaTATTCATGATGTTAGTGAATCGAGTGTgtaacaaaaaaggaaatcacTTGAAAATCTCTATGGTTTGCATGTTACAATAGTAATTCTCCAAAATGCATGCAAAGATCAAACCCCTTTCCTAGTACTCGAGAACATATCATCAACGTGTGGATCTAAATATGTCAAAGATGCATGCTAAAGATATGTTAACctagttgaagtgttctaGTGCGACAACTCGATCCCTTCTCCCTCAAGTTATATCTTGttaaataaactattagaCACTTTAAAGTGTCGGTGCCAAATTTCAAGCACAAACACTTACTTCTCTTTGAGTTAGGACAATGTATTTATAAGTGTGGTGGAcgtaaaaaccctaaaccaaaCTTGAACAGAAGGTGTGTCTGATTTTGAAGAGGGTGTGTCATCTGAATCCTTCACTATTAAGACAGAACAATAAGTAATGAAAATTTACTGTTaggaagagaaggaaagagttgaaataaaatggagagtgatgaaaattaataagaaaggttaaaataatataatatatgagaGCGATGGGTACAGTACAGTCATTACAAACAACTTTGTTCTTTGATTCTCAAATATTCTCCGTCGTTAGTTGCCGTTGTTGCTGTGTTTACGTTCTTCTCCATTAAACTTCACCCTAATCCAAGTTTACATTTCCAAAATCAAATCGTAAATGGCAATCCCACATTCCTAATccaaccaaaaaagaaagaaagaaagaaagaaagaaagaaaaaacccatCAAATTTCCCCATAATTAGTTAACTTTTGAATCACATGTGTGTATCAATCATTCCACATGGAGAAAACCCCAGCGTTAGAACCTTGGACAGAATCCCCGGTCCAACCGCCGTAGCCACCGGAATTAGGCATGTCATAGTCAACCTTAACGAGGGCATATTCCTCCGCTGTGCTGCCGGATGCAGAACCAATCCCAAATGCATTCCCAAGATAACCTCCCCCTCCATGACTATTACTCTCAAAATGACTCAATgcattagtattattattagtgTCCAAACTAGAAGCTCCtccacctcctcctcctccgccGGCGCCGGCGCCACCACCTCCGCCGCTCATGTTAATCATGCCGTGAAGCAAAGCGGGATGATTATGAAGATACCCAGCACCGTAAAACGGatgattgttgttgttgttaggGTAAGAGGAATGATCAGATGAATGGTGGatgtaagaagaagaagggttgTGGAACGAGGAAGGATGGTGAGTACTGTAATGAGAAATGTCATGGTGGTTTTGAAGAGAGAGCAAAGGTTGGGTTTGAAGATGGTGATGGTCTATATTGAGATTTGGTTGTTGGAGTAAATTAGGATAATGAGAAGAGTTAGTtgtggaagaggaagaggttCCATATTGGAAGCAAGAAGAGGAGGATGAAGAGGAACCTAATGCAATCATTTCATCTCGCTTTCGAGACGATTCCACGGCTTGAGCTTCCTTTAGTCGCTTTGCAGCACCACCACCGATTGGAAGCGTGTTGCTCTCTAATATGCTTTTCACATCGTAACGACTCATATCGAAGTTTGTTACTGCATTTAGCCCTCTGAATTTTATAGCCGCTATATCATATGCTTCTGCTGCTTCCTCTTCCGTACCTACAAACCCCATATCATAGATATCACCCATCAATCATAACTACAATTATACTCTCATATCACACACTTAGGTAGTTGAACTACACTCATTTATCTCCTTAGTTctataaaactttttttcttataaaatcaaggaataaacttaattttaaaaaagaaaaacaaaatatcagattgagaaaatgggagaacattagagagaaaaacaagGAGCAAAACATGggcaataaatttaaagtcaaCAAAGCACACTTACTGAAAGTTCCCAAATAAAGATCTTTGTTTCCTGCTACTCTTCCAATCCTAGCCTGCCATCTTCCATGTTGGTGGTgcctatttttattttaccccacacacacacacacacatttatatatatatatataatataatatatatactctcatgaaaaatatttaaagaatgaaaaaccTTGTAACTCCACGATACATTGATGCCCCCCTTGAGAATCCACTGCTTTTCctgaaatcaaaatataggGCACttgtaagaaaattaaaccaGACCCaatttagaaaaggaaaaagaattgattattgtttaatttctaGCTGTTATATAGTTAATGTCtatgaatgaaataattaacctTCTAATGGCAGCCACAAATTCTTGTCTGGTCATGTGCTTCATTTCCTCCACTTCCTTCTCATAGTTACTGATCTgcaaaaaataatacataacttcatcaaatttgaatttatgtatatatataagtttacgatcttataataaaatttgtatatgcgaattcaaatttggtaaaattaCAGGAAAATTTGTGGTGGTGGATGTTCCCCAGTATTTCAATGCAGCAAGATCATAAGCCCTAGCagctttctcttctttatcaTACCCACCTGTTCCATcatttacaaacaaaaaataatttaattagtattcctcattacaaacaaacaaaaagaaagaattattttaaaagaagaacttaatatttatatataaagacaTTGATAAGGATCAGGATGATGATCGAGTATTAAGAAAAGTAATACTCACCCAAATAGACTGCTCGAGAGATCATGGCAGAGAGACAAAGATCATTCCAACATGTAATAAAAAGTCAAACAAAGTCAATTACTTTGCAgctttaaatcttaaattattcaaatcaattaacaaattaaattaaacaaaaaaaaccctaaCGATAACCctagaaaaaatcaaaatgaatatgaaaattaaaaatggttatATTACACACACCTTGCCTGCCCTTCCTTGACTGCCCTTCCCTTCTACAACTGTTATCCCACAAATGCGCTTCATACCTTCCGGTCCATCTATGCCTACACACAATAACACAAACGATGAATATTTCTAACATGGTACCAGagttgataataaaaaaagtatatatataaatacctGGTTACACCACGATAAATGGAAGTTCTTTGACCAAAAGTGTCCAAAGTTCTTCGAGGGGTGACGTCGAGAGTGGTATTGCTGTTGTTGTTACTGTTGTTGGATGTGGTATTATTATCAGGGGTGGACGTTGTTTCACAAGTAGAGGGTTTACCACTACCCATCGAGAGAGTCAAAGATTGTAAACAGTTGGAATTATCTTGAAGGTCAAagttagaagaagaagaagagtcaagatttatattagaaggaggaggaggaggagtgagtgtttgttgttgttgttgttgttgttgttgatgaaGAGGAACTAATCTTGTGATTGGGAACAAATAATCTGTATCATTACTTTGATGATGAATTTCATTAAACCCAATGAGATCTGTTTCATTTTCTGCTTTGCTTACTCCTAAAAAATCTGCTATTTTTGGAACTTCACCACCACTTTGATTACTTATCAGATTCCACTctaataaaacaacaaaaacaaaaattaaaagatgggaattgaattgaattaattagagaagaaaaaaaaggtattatTTACCATGGGTTTGAAATGGAATATCCATATTATGATCATTCTCCAAATTTCCCAAAGAGAAATGATGGGAATGATGAGTTGTGGTTTGAAGATGTGGTGGCAAAGAAGGATTGGTGGGTGAAAGTGGAAATGAAAGCCAATTGTTTGAGTTCATGGATCCCAtaatcctcttcttcttctttcttcttcttccttcttcttcttcaatcctgaaaaataggaagaaacaaaattcattaaatataaaccaAAGATGACGGACATAAGATAACAGAGGACTAGGGGTATAcccttaaaagagaaaattagggttttttccttaaaaaaaagaaaaagaataagaagaagaagaagttttGTGTAGAAGTTCAGAAGAGAAGCATGTATTTCAGGAGACAGagttaaaagttaataaggaagatgaagagactaaaaagaaaagttttggaAAGATAcaaagtatttaattaattaatatataacaaacatatatatatatttaatttaaacaaagaaaaaagaaaaaagaaaaaaaaaaagaaagagaaaagaaattagtgTACCTCGTCACCACCCCTTCTAGTATGGTCTAAACTTACCCTTTCCAAAGCAATGAAAACCATATTATATTAACATATAGTTGAAGAGagatttgatatatataacacGAGTGTGTATGTACGTGTGTGACATCCTAAAAAgcttattataaaaatatattataaagttgATGAGATTGATATACTAAGACAAATCCTCAACTCCAACTGGAAAAATCCaatgtataaaaaatgttaccaAGTTGGAATATTGGAACTCCCGTTTCTTGATATCATAAATTATGACTCCTCAAAGCCCAACATTACCACACTCTGCAAATCATATCTCACtcttaatattataaatatattattaccTATAAACTTTCTCTTCccttcaaaaacaaaacaaaatcagtCCACATGCCATTAAAATTTTGTCCTTTgcttcatgttttttttacataatttcttttgttttacttCTATATTTATCACAATGTTGTGaattattcataatattttcaCTACtctttaaactataaaatcaattttgtgtcAAATAAGGgcattttgatttatatataatactatCACgtgttttattattgattttttttttttttatgttatggATCAACACatcaaatttaaagttgaagtGGTTCATAATTCAAGTAATTAAGTGTATTGAAATATCTTCTAATTGCCTCATTATACCATGAACATCAAAAGCGAGTTGTATTGGCATTGcatggaatatatatacaaagaaGAGATTTGGAGATGAGCTCCAGAGAAAACCTTTGAATTTAGTAAGATATTAGAAACATCATtgcaaataaagaaaaattgtacaaaatcttcaaatacaaacattTCTAACTCTAAGtcaattttacaaaacaaaagcaagtatttaaaaatttagctATACTTCTTTTGATTTTCGAAAAgttagattttgattttgataacACTCTAAAAATCCAATCAAACAACgaaacacacatatatataccaatAATGTTCATAGAAGGAAAAACTCTTCACAGAGATTTGGAAAGATATTGAAGCGTTTACGGACCATAGATGAGTAGATTACCtctttttaaagattatattAGCAGCTCTATTGCTCTTAATACTTATGCTTTTGTTTAATGCTTGACTTCAGATCTCTCATGGACTTTTCTCTACCCTTCGATTTTCTTTCCTGCCTTCTTGTATTGTTTTAATGAAGTAGGGATAATGAAGGTGCTACTTAGTGGAGATATCCACTTATTaccaaaacaacaaaaccatAACACCCtagatatttaaattaaaacgctacaactaattaataattaaaccaCACACAACCAATCTCATagaaataaatacataaagaAGCCAATAAAACTTTAGGGGAAAGAAATTCATGTGCATATATGTACGGACAAAgattattataaagaaaaatgagaaatggaAGGAAGGTATTAAATTTCGAAAGTACTtcactaaaaagaaaacatatatatatatatatatatatatatatatatatatatatatatatatatatatatattgtaattagtAATATTAAAAGGAAGGGTTTAGGAAAAGcagttaattaaaatgaaaacattaaGCGTGACTCcctaagtttaaaattatgtttgacCATTTAATTGGTTTTCGCACCCGTCAAACTCACCCCAACAACAATCACATTCTAACAtgttagtaataataataataataatgtatagtttttaattacattttcattatacatatcatataattaataattaataataatatgtgtgtacaaatgtttttataattatgcctcatttgccaaatctatatatttaacattttaaccATCAATTTCAGAGAGTCCATCTACTGAAATtaccaaattaataattaaaatgttaattaattaattaatcaagtaTCAATATGTTAAATAGGATCCAATTAATCCCACTTCAATTATTATCACTGCCTCTTCGATTCAAACTACAAAACATTATGCTTATTGGAATATATGATAATCATAATTTAACAGAGTAGTTAGAATTGTAATTTGCAATATAATGAGTAATAACAATTTGGAAAACCAAAGATTGGTTGCggtaaaaacaatatatatttcaaatagttAATCTTTGATatgtaaattatttcaaatacgATAAAATACGAATTAATCATACTGTACTAATGCATCAGATTGAGAAATTCTCGATAATACGATCATACTGTACTAAGCATACTAAGCAAAACTAATTATGTACAAAAGAAAACGATACTTTATTTtaggtatatattttttaacttgtaaTTTACAGAATAGacatttgaaattaaactCTAGGTAGTCCATTAGCCAAATGCTGTGAAGAAAAGATGAATCTTATTTTTACccagaaaatgaaaaacacaaCACACAATCGTGTATTTTTATATAGGatcataatatatttaaaaaacgactaattaaaaaatagaagtagaacacacacacacacacaaaaaaaaaaaaaaaaatagtataatcAGATTGAGAGGGGCAATCCAAACTGTATGGGAAACCCTAAAGATTGGATGAAGAATGTTCCAAGcaaatgatatatatgttataaatttaatttacatacaaaaactattatttcAGTTGCATGCAGCAGCATATGATGCAATATgcttttctcttaatttatatattcatatgaataataatttgatttcccATGAGCCCTTACACTATTTTCTTCctgatatataatatagattcAAAAAATTCGATCCCAATCAGGAAACGAAATCCATGTGTAGATAtgctgttttctttttaataataataataataagtagacaaaagttgaaaatatttactgtcagattaaataaatatacacaTGGTCCTGACAAAACTTAAGGTGTCAGAGTTAAAAGACTAAAAAGTTGGGAAGTTCAAGAATAGAAGcacaaaaagaattaaaaagaagatgtaaaaaagaaaaaaaagagttgaacAAACCTGACAATGGGGTAAAGAATTGTTCTTATAAGTTTCCGTTGACTGAAATTTGCACcagaaaaaaaagtggaaaatCCCACCTCTCTTCCCAATTCATTTGTATTAAAACATtgcaataattattaatttgctATACAACAGTCTATTTACGCTTGTGTCTATTACAAATGGATTGAAATAGAATGTATgagataatatatatcacttttGTCATGCATTTATCAGATAGTATAAGAtctaaagtttttgaaaaatcaatgcATGGATATAATGGTTTAGTTAATATGATTATATAGTTTATGATTTTAACTAATATATACAACTCCATAAGTTATGTGTATAAATTGATGAGTTAGGACAGCAGATCAACTGGAACTTTTCAGGTAAAACCAGTAGAataagaaaagatgaagaagagatGAGGAAGGGTTTTGAAAGGAAGAAGTGTGTGAAATGAAGAAAGTTTGTTGAGGGCTTGACTAATGTTTTGTATGTGTTGAAAGggtgaattaaaaaaagtaaaagagattATGGAAGAAAGTAAATGGGGTTTAGATGTTCaagaaaagaagtaaaaggCGATGGAAACTGATGTTTGTATGGGAATTGAAAATAAGGGTTTAATATATGGGATTAGATTAGGGCACCGTCAAATTGCGGTGAAGACGGCCAATGAGAAACAGAGGGCCTTTCAGATTCGGAGGAATGTGACCGACACGTGTCGCTTTCCTTTTTGTTACCTTTTGCACTAATAACCACGTAAGACGACGAACAAACAACGTGGCTTTGACCACAAACACACCAATGCCCCAAATAtctctttatatatttcaactttACAACTAATCTCCCACCATATTTTACTATCCAACTAAACACAAAAATCCTTCTTTTCTCCTTAACCTccaaaattattacaattattcGTGGATAACTCGAGTTATTTCATATGAAGCGgaaatcaatattatattattaaacaaattatttttttcattatattttttgaacaaTAACGATGTATGTAGcaacatctttttaaaaatggtaaaattggccaaatctatatatatatatagatcaaATATCACTAATCCTATTCTACAACCTCAAAAcatgtttttcatattttcttaaaagaatataagatAGCCT
This is a stretch of genomic DNA from Cucumis sativus cultivar 9930 chromosome 4, Cucumber_9930_V3, whole genome shotgun sequence. It encodes these proteins:
- the LOC101207097 gene encoding AP2-like ethylene-responsive transcription factor PLT2 encodes the protein MGSMNSNNWLSFPLSPTNPSLPPHLQTTTHHSHHFSLGNLENDHNMDIPFQTHEWNLISNQSGGEVPKIADFLGVSKAENETDLIGFNEIHHQSNDTDYLFPITRLVPLHQQQQQQQQQTLTPPPPPSNINLDSSSSSNFDLQDNSNCLQSLTLSMGSGKPSTCETTSTPDNNTTSNNSNNNSNTTLDVTPRRTLDTFGQRTSIYRGVTRHRWTGRYEAHLWDNSCRREGQSRKGRQVYLGGYDKEEKAARAYDLAALKYWGTSTTTNFPISNYEKEVEEMKHMTRQEFVAAIRRKSSGFSRGASMYRGVTRHHQHGRWQARIGRVAGNKDLYLGTFSTEEEAAEAYDIAAIKFRGLNAVTNFDMSRYDVKSILESNTLPIGGGAAKRLKEAQAVESSRKRDEMIALGSSSSSSSCFQYGTSSSSTTNSSHYPNLLQQPNLNIDHHHLQTQPLLSLQNHHDISHYSTHHPSSFHNPSSSYIHHSSDHSSYPNNNNNHPFYGAGYLHNHPALLHGMINMSGGGGGAGAGGGGGGGGASSLDTNNNTNALSHFESNSHGGGGYLGNAFGIGSASGSTAEEYALVKVDYDMPNSGGYGGWTGDSVQGSNAGVFSMWND